In one Juglans regia cultivar Chandler chromosome 11, Walnut 2.0, whole genome shotgun sequence genomic region, the following are encoded:
- the LOC108992030 gene encoding D-2-hydroxyglutarate dehydrogenase, mitochondrial isoform X1 — protein MERLRAARRLLHYSSSKSLFGPRSNPTSAEHPLRRSASGVWYWCPYIADQKGRFGGTFWGPTVGTGLGKTIRIQNRRFGSLAATIQRNPSFSTLNSDDISYFKGVLGEKNVIQDEDWLLSANTDWMRKYNGSSKLLLQPRSTEEVSRVLKYCNSRSLAVVPQGGNTGLVGGSVPVFDEVIINMGSMNNIVSFDEVSGILVCEAGCILENLISFLDNQGFIMPLDLGAKGSCQIGGNVSTNAGGLRLVRYGSLHGNVLGIEVVLANGDVLDMLGTLRKDNTGYDLKHLFIGSEGSLGIITKVSILTPPKLSSVNLAFLACKDYSSCLKLLLEAKRRLGEVLSAFEFLDNQSLDLVLNHLEGVRNPLPPSMHNFYVLIETTGSDESYDKEKLEAFLLRSMEGGLISDGVLAQDINQASSFWRIREGVPEALMKAGAIYKYDLSLPVEKMYNLVEEMRIRLGDSSKVIGYGHLGDGNLHLNISTPQYDDMILAQIEPFVYEWTSKHRGSISAEHGLGLMKANKIFYSKSRESVQLMASIKKLMDPNGILNPYKVLPHSLSYG, from the exons ATGGAGAGGTTGAGAGCTGCGCGTCGTCTCCTTCATTACTCATCATCGAAGTCCCTCTTTGGTCCTCGATCGAATCCAACTTCCGCAGAGCATCCACTACGTCGCTCTGCCTCGG GCGTTTGGTATTGGTGCCCATATATTGCGGATCAAAAGGGGAGATTCGGAGGAACTTTTTGGGGTCCTACTGTGGGGACAGGCCTTGGAAAGACGATCAGAATCCAGAATAGACGCTTTGGTTCATTGGCAGCAACGATTCAGAGGAACCCATCATTTTCGACTCTGAATTCCGATGATATAAGTTATTTTAAGGGCGTATTAGGCGAGAAAAATGTCATTCAGGATGAGGACTGGCTTCTTTCTGCAAACACGGACTGGATGCGGAAGTACAACGGGTCCAGTAAGCTTCTACTACAACCGAGGAGCACTGAGGAG GTCTCTCGGGTTCTTAAATACTGTAATTCCAGAAGCTTGGCTGTTGTACCCCAGGGTGGAAATACTGGCCTTGTCGGTGGAAGTGTTCCTGTTTTTGATGAA GTGATTATTAATATGGGTTCAATGAATAACATCGTATCTTTTGACGAG GTCAGTGGTATATTGGTATGTGAAGCAGGGTGCATTTTGGAAAACCTGATTTCTTTTCTGGACAACCAGGG ATTTATTATGCCACTGGACTTGGGTGCAAAAGGAAGCTGCCAGATTGGTGGAAATGTTTCAACTAATGCTGGTGGTTTGCGTCTTGTTCGTTATGGATCTCTTCATGGAAATGTACTTG GTATTGAAGTTGTTTTAGCAAACGGTGATGTGCTTGACATGCTTGGGACTCTAAGGAAAGATAATACAGGGTATGATTTAAAGCATTTATTTATAG GAAGTGAAGGATCCTTGGGAATTATAACCAAGGTTTCCATTCTTACTCCTCCAAAACTATCTTCAGTGAATCTCGCTTTTCTTGCATGTAAAGACTATTCCAGCTGCCTG AAACTTCTACTGGAAGCAAAGAGGAGACTTGGGGAGGTTTTATCTGCatttgaatttttggataatCAGTCACTGGATCTG GTTCTGAATCATTTGGAAGGTGTTAGGAATCCATTACCTCCCTCAATGCACAACTTCTATGTTCTGATTGAGACAACTGGCAGTGATGAATCTTATGACAA GGAAAAGCTTGAAGCTTTCCTACTTCGCTCCATGGAAGGTGGTTTGATTTCCGATGGTGTTCTTGCACAAGACATAAACCAAGCTTCATCATTTTGGCGTATACGTGAG GGTGTACCAGAGGCACTCATGAAAGCAGGAGCTATTTACAAATATGATTTGTCATTACCTGTTGAAAAGATGTACAATCTTGTTGAGGAAATGCGAATAAGGCTTG gtGATTCATCTAAAGTAATTGGATATGGTCACCTTGGAGATGGAAATTTGCATCTTAATATTTCAACTCCACAGTATGACGATATG ATTTTAGCTCAAATTGAGCCCTTTGTCTATGAATGGACATCTAAGCACCGTGGGAGTATTAGTGCAGAGCATGGCTTGGGACTGATGAAAGCTAATAAGATTTTCTACAGCAAATCACGCGAAAGT GTGCAACTAATGGCTTCCATCAAGAAGTTGATGGACCCCAATGGCATACTGAACCCATATAAAGTTCTTCCGCACTCCCTTTCTTACGGCTGA
- the LOC108992030 gene encoding D-2-hydroxyglutarate dehydrogenase, mitochondrial isoform X2: MERLRAARRLLHYSSSKSLFGPRSNPTSAEHPLRRSASGVWYWCPYIADQKGRFGGTFWGPTVGTGLGKTIRIQNRRFGSLAATIQRNPSFSTLNSDDISYFKGVLGEKNVIQDEDWLLSANTDWMRKYNGSSKLLLQPRSTEEVSRVLKYCNSRSLAVVPQGGNTGLVGGSVPVFDEVIINMGSMNNIVSFDEVSGILVCEAGCILENLISFLDNQGFIMPLDLGAKGSCQIGGNVSTNAGGLRLVRYGSLHGNVLGIEVVLANGDVLDMLGTLRKDNTGYDLKHLFIGSEGSLGIITKVSILTPPKLSSVNLAFLACKDYSSCLKLLLEAKRRLGEVLSAFEFLDNQSLDLVLNHLEGVRNPLPPSMHNFYVLIETTGSDESYDKEKLEAFLLRSMEGGLISDGVLAQDINQASSFWRIREGVPEALMKAGAIYKYDLSLPVEKMYNLVEEMRIRLGDSSKVIGYGHLGDGNLHLNISTPQYDDMSVNCRF, encoded by the exons ATGGAGAGGTTGAGAGCTGCGCGTCGTCTCCTTCATTACTCATCATCGAAGTCCCTCTTTGGTCCTCGATCGAATCCAACTTCCGCAGAGCATCCACTACGTCGCTCTGCCTCGG GCGTTTGGTATTGGTGCCCATATATTGCGGATCAAAAGGGGAGATTCGGAGGAACTTTTTGGGGTCCTACTGTGGGGACAGGCCTTGGAAAGACGATCAGAATCCAGAATAGACGCTTTGGTTCATTGGCAGCAACGATTCAGAGGAACCCATCATTTTCGACTCTGAATTCCGATGATATAAGTTATTTTAAGGGCGTATTAGGCGAGAAAAATGTCATTCAGGATGAGGACTGGCTTCTTTCTGCAAACACGGACTGGATGCGGAAGTACAACGGGTCCAGTAAGCTTCTACTACAACCGAGGAGCACTGAGGAG GTCTCTCGGGTTCTTAAATACTGTAATTCCAGAAGCTTGGCTGTTGTACCCCAGGGTGGAAATACTGGCCTTGTCGGTGGAAGTGTTCCTGTTTTTGATGAA GTGATTATTAATATGGGTTCAATGAATAACATCGTATCTTTTGACGAG GTCAGTGGTATATTGGTATGTGAAGCAGGGTGCATTTTGGAAAACCTGATTTCTTTTCTGGACAACCAGGG ATTTATTATGCCACTGGACTTGGGTGCAAAAGGAAGCTGCCAGATTGGTGGAAATGTTTCAACTAATGCTGGTGGTTTGCGTCTTGTTCGTTATGGATCTCTTCATGGAAATGTACTTG GTATTGAAGTTGTTTTAGCAAACGGTGATGTGCTTGACATGCTTGGGACTCTAAGGAAAGATAATACAGGGTATGATTTAAAGCATTTATTTATAG GAAGTGAAGGATCCTTGGGAATTATAACCAAGGTTTCCATTCTTACTCCTCCAAAACTATCTTCAGTGAATCTCGCTTTTCTTGCATGTAAAGACTATTCCAGCTGCCTG AAACTTCTACTGGAAGCAAAGAGGAGACTTGGGGAGGTTTTATCTGCatttgaatttttggataatCAGTCACTGGATCTG GTTCTGAATCATTTGGAAGGTGTTAGGAATCCATTACCTCCCTCAATGCACAACTTCTATGTTCTGATTGAGACAACTGGCAGTGATGAATCTTATGACAA GGAAAAGCTTGAAGCTTTCCTACTTCGCTCCATGGAAGGTGGTTTGATTTCCGATGGTGTTCTTGCACAAGACATAAACCAAGCTTCATCATTTTGGCGTATACGTGAG GGTGTACCAGAGGCACTCATGAAAGCAGGAGCTATTTACAAATATGATTTGTCATTACCTGTTGAAAAGATGTACAATCTTGTTGAGGAAATGCGAATAAGGCTTG gtGATTCATCTAAAGTAATTGGATATGGTCACCTTGGAGATGGAAATTTGCATCTTAATATTTCAACTCCACAGTATGACGATATG TCAGTAAATTGCAGATTTTAG
- the LOC108992043 gene encoding CDK5RAP1-like protein, which translates to MASTLTSLSSVLGQPHCGLRLKKLHSRCRLSLGFLSPLKTQASFGSCFYHRAPLPLKTTFTFGSSSRSFFQKNICLPEGPFLQHFIAQAALIASSEAQPDQLPASKVTLSGRIYHETYGCQMNINDMEIVLSIMKNAGYSEVVDDPESAEIIFVNTCAIRDNAEQRVWQRLNYFWFLKREWKSNVKIGRSNSLHPPKVVVLGCMAERLKDKILDADKMVDVVCGPDAYRDLPRLLEEVDYGQKGINTLLSLEETYADINPVRISKNSVTAFVSVMRGCNNMCSFCIVPFTRGRERSRPVESIVKEVGELWKEGVKEVTLLGQNVNSYNDACVDEKEVEPGTNWRHSEGFSSMCMVKKMGLRFSDLLNQLSSEFPDIRFRYTSPHPKDFPDELLYLMRDRHNICKCIHLPAQTGNSKVLERMRRGYTREAYLDLVQKIRRIIPDAGITSDFICGFCGETEEEHADTLSLVKIVGYDMAYMFAYSMREKTHAHRNYIDDVPEEVKQRRLTELIDAFRESTGQCYDSQIGTVQLVLVEGPNKRAPDTELIGKSDRGHRVSFINLPVPYCDDNSNGKRNPVVGDYVEVHILKSTRATLFGEAIAITKLSSFYNNIVEEAVACESRS; encoded by the exons ATGGCGTCGACGCTCACCTCGTTATCCTCAGTTCTCGGCCAACCTCACTGCGGGCTCCGCCTCAAGAAGCTCCACAGTAGATGCCGATTAAGCCTCGGTTTTCTCTCCCCACTGAAGACCCAGGCTTCCTTCGGGAGCTGCTTCTACCACCGCGCGCCACTGCCACTCAAAACGACATTTACTTTCGGCTCCTCTTCCAGAagctttttccaaaaaaatatctGTCTTCCTGAAGGCCCATTCCTTCAACACTTCATCGCTCAAGCTGCTCTCATTGCCTCCTCCGAAGCCCAGCCCGA CCAACTACCAGCTTCTAAAGTCACTTTGAGTGGGCGTATCTATCATGAGACTTACGGATGTCAAATGAATATCAATGATATGGAGATTGTCCTATCTATCATGAAGAATGCTGGATATAGTGAAGTGGTGGATGATCCTGAGAGTGCAGAGATCATTTTTGTCAACACTTGTGCTATCAGGGACAATGCAGAACAAAGGGTGTGGCAAAGGCTCAATTACTTTTGGTTTCTCAAGAGAGAATGGAAGAGCAATGTCAAAATCGGAAGGTCAAATTCCCTGCACCCTCCAAAAGTTGTGGTCTTGGGATGCATGGCCGAGAGGTTAAAGGACAAGATACTTGATGCGGACAAAATGGTCGATGTGGTCTGTGGACCTGATGCTTACAGAGACTTACCACGCTTGTTGGAAGAGGTAGACTATGGTCAAAAGGGGATAAACACTCTTCTTTCACTTGAAGAGACCTATGCTGATATTAATCCAGTTCGAATCTCGAAAAATTCAGTTACTGCTTTTGTTTCTGTGATGAGAGGTTGCAATAATATGTGCTCCTTTTGCATTGTTCCTTTTACAAGAGGCAGGGAGCGGTCACGTCCTGTAGAGTCTATAGTGAAGGAGGTGGGGGAGCTTTGGAAAGAAGGCGTGAAAGAGGTAACGCTTCTTGGCCAGAATGTAAACAGCTATAATGATGCATGTGTGGACGAAAAAGAAGTTGAACCCGGGACTAATTGGAGACATAGTGAAGGCTTTTCCAGTATGTGCATGGTCAAAAAAATGGGTTTACGTTTTTCTGATCTATTGAATCAACTATCCTCAGAATTCCCGGACATACGGTTCAGATACACATCCCCACATCCTAAAGATTTCCCTGATGAGTTACTCTATCTAATGCGAGACAGACATAATATTTGCAAATGTATCCATTTACCTGCACAAACTGGGAATAGCAAAGTACTTGAAAGGATGCGTCGGGGATATACCCGAGAGGCATACTTAGATCTTGTGCAAAAGATACGGAGAATTATTCCAGATGCGGGAATAACCAGTGATTTCATATGTG GATTCTGTGGTGAAACAGAGGAGGAACATGCAGACACACTAAGCCTTGTTAAGATTGTTGGTTACGATATGGCATACATGTTTGCGTATAGTATGAGGGAGAAAACCCATGCCCATAGAAACTACATTGATGATGTTCCTGAGGAAGTCAAGCAGAGGCGACTGACTGAACTGATCGATGCTTTCCGTGAGAGTACAGGTCAATGTTATGACTCTCAGATTGGGACTGTACAACTAGTGCTGGTTGAAGGACCGAATAAGAGAGCTCCTGATACGGAGCTTATTGGAAAGAGTGATAGAGGTCATAGAGTTTCATTCATTAATCTTCCAGTACCATATTGTGATGATAATTCTAACGGGAAACGAAACCCTGTAGTTGGTGACTATGTGGAAGTTCATATATTGAAATCTACTCGAGCAACGCTCTTTGGAGAGGCAATCGCTATAACTAAATTGAGTTCATTTTACAACAATATAGTTGAAGAAGCTGTTGCTTGTGAAAGCAGAAGTTGA